The sequence GAAGGTCTACCACGCGGCCGTCATCGAACCGCGCCGCCTGATGACGCTCGACGTACTGCGGCGCGGCCAGGCGAACGGCGAGATCCGCGCGGACGTCGACGTCGAACTGGCCAACGACCTCTTCGTGGGCCCCATGCTCGTCCGCGCGGTCATCCGCCCGGACGCGGGCCTGGAGGAGGGACTGCCCGAACGAATCGTCGACACCGTCCTGGCGGGACTGGGCCCCACCGCCCGCTGACCTGCCCCTTCAGCCGCCGTCCCGCCTCCGAGTGAATGTGCGCGTTACGTCACAGACCGCCCCACCTGGCCCGCTGCCGGAACTCGCCGCGCCCCCTTGGTCGTCCTTGTGCCCGTACGGCCGTCATGTGACGGCGGGAACGATCGCGATCATCCCCTAGGGTCTTAGGGCGCGGGGATGATGTGAACGGCAGTTGGTGAGGCGACGGTATGGCGCAGGCGTACATGACGGAGACGGGCAGCGGCGGCCAGGGGCCCGACCGCAGAGGAACCCGGCTTCGCCGCCTGCTGACTTCACTGCGAACCGACCGGGGCATCTGGCGCCGCGGGATCGTCCTCGCCGCGTTCTCCGTCGTGCTCGCCCTGGTGATGGCGGTGCACGCGCAGATCCCGAACAGGATCGGCAACCTCGGCAGTCTCCTCGAAACGTTCCTCCCCTGGCTGGGGATCGCCGTTCCGCTGCTGCTCGTCCTCGCGCTGTTCCGCAGGTCCGCGACCGCGCTGATCGCCGTGCTCCTGCCGGCCGTCGTCTGGGTCAACCTCTTCGGCGGGCTGCTCGTCGACCGGACGGGCTCCGGCGGAGACCTCACCGTCGCCACGCACAACGTCAACGCGGACAACCCGGACCCGTCCGGCACGGCCCGCGACGTGGCCGCCTCCGGCGCGGACGTGGTGGCCCTCGAAGAGCTGACCACCTCGGCGGTGCCGGTCTACGAGAAGGCCCTCGCCTCGACGTACAAGTACCACTCCGTGCAGGGCACGGTCGGTCTGTGGAGCAAGTACCCGCTGAGCGGGGCCGGGCCCGTCGACATCAAGCTCGGCTGGACCCGCGCGATGCGGGCGACCGTCACCGCGCCCCAGGGGCAGCTCGCGGTGTACGTGGCGCACCTGCCCTCCGTGCGCGTGAAGCTGGAGGCCGGGTTCACCGCGCGGCAGCGCGACAAGAGCGCCGACGCGCTGGGCGAGGCCATCGCCGACGAGAAGCTGCCGGACATCGCCCTCCTCGGGGACCTGAACGGCACGATGAACGACCGCGCGCTGAACGGCGTCACCTCGCAGATGCGCTCCGCGCAGGGCGCGGCGGGCAGTGGCTTCGGGTTCAGCTGGCCGGCGTCGTTCCCGATGGCCCGGATCGACCAGATCATGGTCAAGGGTGTCGAGCCGGTCACCTCGTGGACCCTTCCGGAGACGGACAGTGACCATCTTCCGATCGCCGCCCGAGTGAAGCTCTCGGCAACCGCTTCGTAACCTCTGGGAATACTGGGGCTGGGAGGCTTTGTTCCGCAGGTGAACATAAACTGCACGGAACACCGCTCTCCCCTGTGAAAGGTCCCTCATGCCCCTGGCCCTGCTCGCCCTCGCCGTGGGCGCCTTCGGCATCGGCACCACCGAGTTCGTGATGATGGGGCTGCTGCCCGACGTCGCGGACGACCTGAACATCTCGATCCCCAGCGCGGGCCACCTCGTCTCGGCGTACGCGATCGGCGTCGTCGTCGGCGCCCCGCTGCTCGCGGCGGTCACCGCGCGCATGGCCCGCCGCAAGGTCCTGATCGGGCTGATGGTGCTGTTCGTCGTGGGCAACACGCTCTCGGCGTTCGCCCCCGACAACACCTCACTGCTCGCGGCCCGCTTCCTGAGCGGCCTGCCCCACGGCGCCTTCTTCGGCGTCGGAGCCGTCGTCGCCACCGGCATGGTCAGCGCCGAACGCAAGGCCCGCGCGGTCTCCCTCATGTTCCTCGGCCTGACCGTCGCGAACATCGCGGGCGTCCCCGCCGCGACCCTCATCGGCCAGCAGCTCGGCTGGCGTGCCACCTTCCTCGGCGTCAGCGTGATCGGCCTGGTGGCCATCGCCTCCCTGGCGCTGCTCCTGCCCAGGAGCACCGAGCACGACTCCGCCGCGACCGGACTGCGCGGCGAACTGGCGGCGCTCAAGTCGCTCCCGGTCTGGCTGGCCCTCGGTACGACCGTCGCGGGCTTCGGCGCGCTCTTCTCGGCGTACAGCTACATCACGCCGATGCTGACGGACTCCGCCGGGTACGCCGACTCCAGCGTGACCCTGCTGCTCGCGCTGTTCGGCGTGGGCGCGACGGCGGGCAACCTGCTCGGCGGGCGCCTGGCCGACCGCTCGATGCGCGGCACCCTGTTCGGCGGCCTGGTCTCCCTGGTGGCCGTCCTGGCCCTCTTCCCGCTGATGATGGGCACGGCGTGGAGTGCGCCGCTCGCGGTGGTGCTGCTCGGCGCGGCGGCGTTCATGACCAGCTCCCCGCTGCTCCTCATGGTCATGGAGAAGGCGTCCTCGGCCCCGTCCCTGGCCTCCTCCGCCAACCAGGCGGCCTTCAACCTCGCGAACGCGGGCGGCGCGTGGATCGGCGGCCTGACCCTCGCGGCGGGCTTCGGCGTGACGTCCCCGGCCCTCGCGGGCGCGGCCCTCGCCGTCCTCGGCCTGGGCGTGGCGGCCCTCGCGTACGGCGTGGACCGAAAGCGCGGCACGACGGGCTCGGGCCGTGTGGTGGCCACGTACACTCCGCAGCGGCGCGCTGAGCAGGCCGTTCACCACTGACCGGGCCGTGACCGCGCCGTTCCCCGCGCCCCCAAAAGACAAAAGACTGCGCCGTTCCCCGCGCCCCTGAGGGGCCCGAGGCCCGACCGAGCCCCCGTCATCAGGCGAGCCTTTCAGGAGCGCGGGAAACGGCGCGACAAGCCCCCACCGCCCCGCAGCGCCGACGAACGACCCGCCGTGTCTTCAGGGGCGCGGGAAACGGCGCGGCCAGCCCTCGCCGGCCCGCAGCGTCCGAACGGCCTGCTGTGTCTTTAGGGGCGCGGGGAACTGCGCGGCCAGCCCCCGCCGGCCCGCAGCCGACGAACGGCCTGCCGGCAGGCGTGTTTTTCAGGGGCGCGGGGAACGGCGCGATCAGCCCCCGCCGGGCCGTGGCGACCGAACGAGCCGCCGTCAGGCAAGGAGAAGGGGCGTCCGGCAAACGCCGGGCGCCCCTCACCCTCAGCCCGTCACAACCGCTCGCGCCACTGATTCGTGATCGGCAACCGCCGGTCCTTGCCGAACCCCTTCGCCGAGATCTTCGTACCCGGCGGATACTGCCGCCGCTTGTACTCGGCCGTATCGACCATACGAAGCGTCTTGGTCACCATCTCCCGGTCGAACCCCGCCGCCACGATCGCATCGGCCCCCGTGTCCCGGTCGACGTACAGCTCCAGAATCGCGTCCAGCACGGGATAGTCCGGCAACGAGTCCGTGTCGACCTGCCCGGGCCGCAGCTCGGCGCTCGGCGGCTTGGAGATGGAGTTCTCCGGGATCGGCGGAGTCTGCCCCCGCTCGACCGCCGCCCGGTTGCGCCACTCGGCGAGCCGGAAGATCGACGTCTTGTACACGTCCTTGATCGGCCCGTACGCGCCCACCGAGTCGCCGTACAGCGTCGAATACCCCACCGCCAGCTCGGACTTGTTGCCCGGCGCCAGCACGATGTGCCCCTCCTGGTTGGAGAGGGCCATCAGCATGGTGCCGCGCAGCCGCGACTGAAGGTTCTCCTCGGCGAGCCCGGTCAGCCCCAGCGACCCCATGTACGCGTCGAACATCGGCTCGATCGGTACGGTCCGGAAGTTGAGCCCGGTCCGCCGGGCCAGCTCGGCCGCGTCGTCCTTGGAGTGGTCCGAGGAGTACTTGGACGGCATCGACACGCAGTACACGTTCTGGGCGCCGAGCGCGTCGCAGGCGATCGCGGCGACCAGGGCGGAGTCGATACCGCCCGAGAGCCCGATCAGCACGGAGCTGAAACCGTTCTTCGCGGTGTACGCCCGCAGCCCCACCACGAGCGCGGAGTACACCTCCTCGTCGGCGTCGAGCCGCTCGGCGTACCCGCCGGAGAGCTCCGCCTCGTACGGGGGCAGCGGTTCGTCGGAGAGGACGACGTGATCGATGCGCAGCCCGTCGTCCACGATGCCCGAGGGCGGCTCGGTGGCGGCGGCCGGCAGGTCCAGGTCGAGGACGACACACCCCTCGGAGAACTGCGGCGCCCGCGCGACGACCTCACCGTTCCGGTCGACGACGATCGAGTCCCCGTCGAAGACCAGCTCGTCCTGGCCGCCGATCATGGCCAGGTACGCGGTCGTGCAGCCGGCCTCCTGCGCGCGCTTGCGCACGAGGTCGAGCCGGGTGTCGTCCTTGTCGCGCTCGTACGGCGAGGCGTTGATGGACAGCAGCAGGCCCGCCCCGGCGGAACGGGCCGCCGGGACACGGCCGCCGTCCTGCCAGAGGTCCTCGCAGATGGCGAGCGCGACATCGATGCCGTGCACCCGTACGACCGGCAGGGTGTCACCGGGCACGAAGTAGCGGAACTCGTCGAAGACGCCGTAGTTCGGCAGGTGGTGCTTGGCGAAGGTGAGGACCACCTCGCCGCGGTGCAGCACCGCCGCCGCGTTCCGCGGGGCACCGGCCGGCTGCCCGTACCTGGGCTGGGCCTTCTCGGAACGGTCGAGGTAGCCGACGACGACCGGCAGGTCCCCGAACCCCTCCTCGGCGAGCCGGGCGGCGAGAGCGTGCAGGGCCGCGCGGGACGCCTCCACGAAGGACGACCGCAGGGCCAGGTCCTCGACGGGATACCCGGTCAGCACCATCTCGGGGAACGCCACGAGGTGCGCCCCCTGCTCGGCGGAGTGCCGGGTCCAGCGGACGACCGCCTCGGCGTTCCCGGCGAGATCGCCGACGGTCGAGTCGATCTGATTCAGAGCGAGACGTAGTTGAGGCACGCGTCCAGTGTAATCGTCAGAGCGACGCGATGGGGGGCGCCCCGTCAGGGGGCGCCCGCCAGGGGCGCGGGGAACTGCGCGACAGGCACTCACCGGCCCGCAGCTCTCCGTACGATGTGCGGACCCCACCCCCGACCCCGATGATGGGCGTCGATGACCACGCCACGCACGGCCGCAGCCACCCTCCTGGCACTCGGCGCCCTCGCCTACTCCGCATGGGCACTGGAAGCCGTCATCACGACAGGCCTCCACCCGGCCCACACCTACGTGAGCGAACTGGCCGCGACCGACCAGCCGTACGGCATCCTGTTCCGCACGACGGACCTGCTCGCGGGCACACTCGTGGCCGCCGCCGCCCTGCCGGCACTCCGCACACGGCCCGGCGAGGGGCCGGCCGCGCGGACCGGCCGAGCCGCACTCCTCCTCTTCGGCGTAGCGACCGCAGTGGACTCCCGCCTGCCGCTCAGCTGCACGCCCACAGGGGACCCGGGATGCGCCGCGAGGGAGACCGCGGGCCTGGTCCCGTGGACCCACTCCGCGCACACGCTGACCAGCACGATCGCCCTGTGCGGCATCCTCGTCGCCATGGTGGTCCTCACCCGCGCCGCCCGTCGGCACGCGCCCCGTTCGCCGCTGGCCCGCTCGGGGCCGTGCCTGGTGGCGCTCGAACTGGCCGCCACCGCCTGGACGCTGGCCGCGATCGCCGCGCTGGAGAGCGGCCACGACGGCTGGGGTGTCGGCATCGCCCAGCGCCTCCAGGTCGGCCTCATCGCGATCTGGCTGGGCGCACTGGCCGTCTCCGTCCTGCGCGCCCCGGCGCCCGACGCACCGCTCCACGGCCCCGGACCCGCCGAAGGCGGCGACGAACGCGTCCCTCTCGGCAGCGCACGCGGCCCCGCCCCCGCCCGGGAGGCCCGCCCATGACCTTCGTCCGTATCGGCGGGATCCCGCACCACATCCGTGTCGACGGCAAGAGAACAGGCACCGCGCCCGGCACCGGACCCGGCACAGGCGCGGGCCCCGCCTGTCTGCTCAGCGTCGGCCTGGGCATGTCCTGGTTCGACTGGGACCCCGTCGTACCGCTCCTGGCCCCGCACCGCACGGTCGTCAGGTTCGACCGGCCGGGACTCGGGCTCAGCGGCCCCGCGCCCGCGCGCGCGTGGCCCACGCTCACCGGCGAGGCGGAACGCATCGCGCGCGTGCTCGACGCGGCCGGGATCGACACGCCCGCCACCGTGGTCGGGCACTCGCTCGCCGGTTTCCACTGCGAGGCCTTCGCCCGGCTGTACCCGGAGCGGACGGCCGCGCTCGTCCTGGTCGACTCCAGCGTCGAGGAGGAGCCGCGCCCGAGCCGCGCCCCCGCACTCCGGGACACCGCCACGCGCGCGTGCGGCACGCTGCTGGCCAGTGCGGGGCTCCCGAGGGCACTCGGACCACTCCTGCGCCGTACCGCGGTCAGAGCCGCGCGCCGGGGCGGCAGCGCCCCCACCCCGTACGCCCCCGCCCCGCACGACCTCGTGCGCAGCGCCTACTCCACCAGCCGTTTCCTGCGGGCCGTCCTCGCCGAGAACGCCCGGTACGGGGACCAGGCCGTCGAGCTCGAAGCGCTGCGGGAGCGGCTCCCGCTGGACGCGTCGGTCCCCGTCACCGTGCTCGCCGCCTACGCAGGGGGTCCCCGGCACCGGCTCGACCGGCAGGAGCGTCTCGCCGAGCGGCTGGGAGGCACCTTCCGCGTCTGTGCCCCCGCCGGTCACCTGGTGATGCTCGACCGCCCCGGGGACGTGGCGGCCGCGGTCCTGGACGCACCGGTGCGCCCGTCCCCCGCCGGCCAGGAAGAGGAACGGACGCACCGGAGATGAGGAGCCTCAGCGGCTCATCGGGTCAGCGGCGGTACGAGGTCACGTAACCCGGTGCGGGCGAACCCACCCCCGTGACGTCGTCGTACCCCCGCACAGCCTTCAGACTGCTGTCCTTGCCGAGGCTGCGGACCGAGGTCAGCAGGCCCTCCGAGGCGTCGAAGGCGTTGACGAAGTCCACGCGTGCCACCGCGAGGTCGCGGCCCGTCGGGCGGTCCGTGACGTCGTGGTAGAGCTTCGTGCCGTACCGGTCGTAGATCGCCGGGTTGGCGAACCCGATCGGACGCCCGCCGCGCGCCTGCTGGGCGAGCGCCTGGACACCCGCGACGACCGGCGAGGCGAGCGAGGTGCCGCCGATGCGGTACTCGTCGTAACTCTGCGTCCCGTCCGGGAAGGTCTGCGTCTGCCCGACCAGGAAACCGGTGTTGGGGTCGGCGATCGCGGCGATGTCGGGAACCGTGCGCATGGCCTGCTTGCCGTTCGCCTTCGCCAGCCGCGACGGCACGACACCCCGCTGGTAGAACGGCTGCTTCACCGTCGCGCTGGTGCCACCGCCCGCGCCCGAGGTGTACGCGCCCGGGAAGTCCGTCCAGCTCTTCCCGTCGTCGGACAGCGTGGCCCTGAGTGTGCCCCAGCCGGTCTCCCACTTGTACGTGTCGCCCTTGCCGACGGCGAGCGAGGTGCCGCCGACCGCCGTCACCCACGCCGAGTCGGCGGGGGTGTCGACCTGCTTCGTACCGGTGTTGGCGACCTCGTCGCCGTTGTCGCCGGAGGAGAAGTAGAAGCCGATGCCCTCGATCGCGCCGAGCTGGAACACCTGGTCGTAGGCGGCGGCGAGGTCCGGGGTCTGGTTGGCCTCGATGTCGCCCCAGGAGTTGGAGACGATGTCGGCGAGACGGCCGTCGACGATTCTGCCGAGCGAGTCGAGCAGGTCGTCGTCGTAGCAGGACGAGGCGCCCACGTAGACGATGTCCGAGGCGGGCGCGACCGCGTGCACGGCCTCGACGTCGAGGGTCTCCTCGCCGTACCAGCCCGCCGCCCCGCACTCCTCGGTCCGCGTGTACTCACCGGGCAGCACCTGCTGCAACTGTCCGCGGTGGTAGGCCGCGTCACCGTGCTTGCGGGCGTACGTGGCCACGTCGGCGGCTATGGTCGGCGAGGCGTAGGCGTCCGTGATCGCCACGGTCACGCCCTTACCGGTCGCCTTGCCCGCCCCGTAGGCGGCCCGCAACTGCTTGCCGGTGTATCCCTTCACGGCGTACGGGACCTTCGTGCCGTACGCGCCCGGCAGCGTCGTCGCCGTCTTCGAGCCGTAGTAGGCGGAACTGGGCCCGGCGTTGTGGAACACGGCGTCCGGCGGCGGCAGCGTGTCGGAGTGGTCCGCCTTGTGCGGGGCGTTGTCCAGGCCGGTCACGGTGAGGACGGCGCCGTTCAGTCCCGCGGGAGCCGAGGCGGCCTTCGAGGGCGCCCGGTAGGTCTTCCTGCCCTTGGCGTAGTTGTGGAGCTGCGTGCCGAACGCCTTCTCCGCGTCGGCCACTTCGCCGGTCACCGACACGTAGTGCGTGCTGGTGCCGGTCACGGTCAGCCCCGCCGACCTCAGCCAGGCGGTCACCTCGGCGACCTGCGCCTCACTCGCGCCGAAGCGCGCCTGCGCCTGCCGTGCGGTGAGGTACTTCCCGTACGAGGCCGACGACGGGTCGGAGACGGCGGTGGCGTAGGCGCTCAGGCCCGCCGCGTCCCGTCCGGCGAGGTAGACCCGGGCCGTGACCCGGGAGCTGTCCGCCGTCGCCCCCTTGTCCGCTCCGGCCGTGGCCCACAGGGGCTTGGTGCCCTGGAGCGTGTCACGGCCGGCCGGGCCGTCGGAGGCGTGGGCCGCGGGTATGCCCAGGGCCAGCGCGCCGGCGAGCAGCGGCAGGGTCGCCGCCATGCTCACACCGGCGCGCACCGCGGCGCGATTGGATCTCATGGAACCCCCAAAGGATCACTGGATGGGGGTCACTCTTGCGATGAACCGTTCATGCCAGGGGAATGGCCGGGACATGGCTGGCCCAAAACCACCCCAAGGAACCGTATGGGAAGGGGATTTGGTGCGCCGTGCCCGCTTTGCCGTGCCCGCTGTGCCGCGCCCGAATACGTGCCCTGCCGTGCCCGATGCCGACCGGCGTGTCAGTGCAGCGGCTTGGCGCCGCGCTGCTTGAGCAGGTCCGAGATCAGCTTCATCTCGGACTCCTGGGCCTGCACCATGCCCTGCGCGAGCCGGCGCTCCGCGCCGACCTGGCACCGCTCCACACACCCCTTGGCCATGTGCACACCGCCCACGTGATGGGCGTACATGAGCTGCAGATACCGGACCTCGGCCGCCTTGCCGCCCAGCTTGCGCAGCGCGTCCATCTCGGTGTTGGTCGCCATGCCCGGCATCAGCGCGCCGTCCTCGCCGGCACCCATGCCGGCCATGCCCATCCACTCCATGGGCTCGTCGGCGGACACCTTGGGCAGCTCCCACAGGTCCAGCCAGCCGAGCATCATGCCGCGCTGGTTGGCCTGGGTCTGCGCGATGTCGTACGCGAGGCGGCGCACCTCCTCGTCGTCGGTGAGGTCGCGCACGATGTACGACATCTCGACGGCCTGCTGGTGGTGCACGGACATGTCACGCGCGAAGCCCGCGTCCGCGGAGTCCGCCGCGGGCGCCTTCATCCCGGAGTCGTCGCCGTCGGCGACCGCGTAGGTGATCGCCCCGGCCGCCACGAGGACGGCCGCGGTGGCTCCGGTGATCCAGCCCGCGGACTTCATCTTCCTCACTGTGACAGGCCGTTGGTGCAGGCGGCGCCCGGCTCGGGGGTCTGCTTGCCCTGGACGTACGTCTCGAAGAACGTGCCGACGTCCGGGTCGCTCGCACCCTTCACCGTCCGCTGGTGACCCCACGCGGAGAGCATGATCGGGTCCTTCTGGTCCTCGACGGGGCTCATCAGCGAGTAAGGCGTCTTCTTGACCTTCGCGGCGAGCGCCTTCACGTCGGCGTCGGACGCCTTGCTGTTGTACGTCACCCAGACGGCGCCGTGCTCCAGCGAGTGCACGGCGTTCACGTTCTTGACCGCCTTGTCGTAGACGTCGCCGTTGCAGTTCATCCAGACCTGGTTGTGGTCACCGCCGACCGGGGGCTCCATCGGGTACTTCACGTCCTTGGTGACGTGGTTCTGCGTGAGCTTGGTGCTCCACTTCTTCACGCCGTCCTTGCCCGTGACGAACTTCCCCGACGCCGACTTCGAGTCGCTCGCCGCGCTGTTCTCGTCGTCGGACTGCGACTTGATCAGGAACGCGCCACCGGCGACGAGACCGGCGACGACGATCACGCTGGCGGTGATCGTGAGGACCCGGTTACGACGCTCGCGGGACTGCTCGGCGCGCCGCATCTCCTCTATGCGCGCCTTGCGCGACGTGGTCTCTGTCTTCTTGGCGGAACCCATGGGGTGGTCCTTCTGGGGGAAAGGGGCAGCGGAGTGGTCAGCTGATCGTAGTGG is a genomic window of Streptomyces sp. NBC_00414 containing:
- a CDS encoding endonuclease/exonuclease/phosphatase family protein — protein: MAQAYMTETGSGGQGPDRRGTRLRRLLTSLRTDRGIWRRGIVLAAFSVVLALVMAVHAQIPNRIGNLGSLLETFLPWLGIAVPLLLVLALFRRSATALIAVLLPAVVWVNLFGGLLVDRTGSGGDLTVATHNVNADNPDPSGTARDVAASGADVVALEELTTSAVPVYEKALASTYKYHSVQGTVGLWSKYPLSGAGPVDIKLGWTRAMRATVTAPQGQLAVYVAHLPSVRVKLEAGFTARQRDKSADALGEAIADEKLPDIALLGDLNGTMNDRALNGVTSQMRSAQGAAGSGFGFSWPASFPMARIDQIMVKGVEPVTSWTLPETDSDHLPIAARVKLSATAS
- a CDS encoding MFS transporter, which produces MPLALLALAVGAFGIGTTEFVMMGLLPDVADDLNISIPSAGHLVSAYAIGVVVGAPLLAAVTARMARRKVLIGLMVLFVVGNTLSAFAPDNTSLLAARFLSGLPHGAFFGVGAVVATGMVSAERKARAVSLMFLGLTVANIAGVPAATLIGQQLGWRATFLGVSVIGLVAIASLALLLPRSTEHDSAATGLRGELAALKSLPVWLALGTTVAGFGALFSAYSYITPMLTDSAGYADSSVTLLLALFGVGATAGNLLGGRLADRSMRGTLFGGLVSLVAVLALFPLMMGTAWSAPLAVVLLGAAAFMTSSPLLLMVMEKASSAPSLASSANQAAFNLANAGGAWIGGLTLAAGFGVTSPALAGAALAVLGLGVAALAYGVDRKRGTTGSGRVVATYTPQRRAEQAVHH
- a CDS encoding NAD+ synthase — its product is MPQLRLALNQIDSTVGDLAGNAEAVVRWTRHSAEQGAHLVAFPEMVLTGYPVEDLALRSSFVEASRAALHALAARLAEEGFGDLPVVVGYLDRSEKAQPRYGQPAGAPRNAAAVLHRGEVVLTFAKHHLPNYGVFDEFRYFVPGDTLPVVRVHGIDVALAICEDLWQDGGRVPAARSAGAGLLLSINASPYERDKDDTRLDLVRKRAQEAGCTTAYLAMIGGQDELVFDGDSIVVDRNGEVVARAPQFSEGCVVLDLDLPAAATEPPSGIVDDGLRIDHVVLSDEPLPPYEAELSGGYAERLDADEEVYSALVVGLRAYTAKNGFSSVLIGLSGGIDSALVAAIACDALGAQNVYCVSMPSKYSSDHSKDDAAELARRTGLNFRTVPIEPMFDAYMGSLGLTGLAEENLQSRLRGTMLMALSNQEGHIVLAPGNKSELAVGYSTLYGDSVGAYGPIKDVYKTSIFRLAEWRNRAAVERGQTPPIPENSISKPPSAELRPGQVDTDSLPDYPVLDAILELYVDRDTGADAIVAAGFDREMVTKTLRMVDTAEYKRRQYPPGTKISAKGFGKDRRLPITNQWRERL
- a CDS encoding DUF998 domain-containing protein, translating into MTTPRTAAATLLALGALAYSAWALEAVITTGLHPAHTYVSELAATDQPYGILFRTTDLLAGTLVAAAALPALRTRPGEGPAARTGRAALLLFGVATAVDSRLPLSCTPTGDPGCAARETAGLVPWTHSAHTLTSTIALCGILVAMVVLTRAARRHAPRSPLARSGPCLVALELAATAWTLAAIAALESGHDGWGVGIAQRLQVGLIAIWLGALAVSVLRAPAPDAPLHGPGPAEGGDERVPLGSARGPAPAREARP
- a CDS encoding alpha/beta fold hydrolase, giving the protein MTFVRIGGIPHHIRVDGKRTGTAPGTGPGTGAGPACLLSVGLGMSWFDWDPVVPLLAPHRTVVRFDRPGLGLSGPAPARAWPTLTGEAERIARVLDAAGIDTPATVVGHSLAGFHCEAFARLYPERTAALVLVDSSVEEEPRPSRAPALRDTATRACGTLLASAGLPRALGPLLRRTAVRAARRGGSAPTPYAPAPHDLVRSAYSTSRFLRAVLAENARYGDQAVELEALRERLPLDASVPVTVLAAYAGGPRHRLDRQERLAERLGGTFRVCAPAGHLVMLDRPGDVAAAVLDAPVRPSPAGQEEERTHRR
- a CDS encoding S53 family peptidase, producing MRSNRAAVRAGVSMAATLPLLAGALALGIPAAHASDGPAGRDTLQGTKPLWATAGADKGATADSSRVTARVYLAGRDAAGLSAYATAVSDPSSASYGKYLTARQAQARFGASEAQVAEVTAWLRSAGLTVTGTSTHYVSVTGEVADAEKAFGTQLHNYAKGRKTYRAPSKAASAPAGLNGAVLTVTGLDNAPHKADHSDTLPPPDAVFHNAGPSSAYYGSKTATTLPGAYGTKVPYAVKGYTGKQLRAAYGAGKATGKGVTVAITDAYASPTIAADVATYARKHGDAAYHRGQLQQVLPGEYTRTEECGAAGWYGEETLDVEAVHAVAPASDIVYVGASSCYDDDLLDSLGRIVDGRLADIVSNSWGDIEANQTPDLAAAYDQVFQLGAIEGIGFYFSSGDNGDEVANTGTKQVDTPADSAWVTAVGGTSLAVGKGDTYKWETGWGTLRATLSDDGKSWTDFPGAYTSGAGGGTSATVKQPFYQRGVVPSRLAKANGKQAMRTVPDIAAIADPNTGFLVGQTQTFPDGTQSYDEYRIGGTSLASPVVAGVQALAQQARGGRPIGFANPAIYDRYGTKLYHDVTDRPTGRDLAVARVDFVNAFDASEGLLTSVRSLGKDSSLKAVRGYDDVTGVGSPAPGYVTSYRR
- a CDS encoding DUF305 domain-containing protein; translation: MKSAGWITGATAAVLVAAGAITYAVADGDDSGMKAPAADSADAGFARDMSVHHQQAVEMSYIVRDLTDDEEVRRLAYDIAQTQANQRGMMLGWLDLWELPKVSADEPMEWMGMAGMGAGEDGALMPGMATNTEMDALRKLGGKAAEVRYLQLMYAHHVGGVHMAKGCVERCQVGAERRLAQGMVQAQESEMKLISDLLKQRGAKPLH
- a CDS encoding DUF3105 domain-containing protein — protein: MGSAKKTETTSRKARIEEMRRAEQSRERRNRVLTITASVIVVAGLVAGGAFLIKSQSDDENSAASDSKSASGKFVTGKDGVKKWSTKLTQNHVTKDVKYPMEPPVGGDHNQVWMNCNGDVYDKAVKNVNAVHSLEHGAVWVTYNSKASDADVKALAAKVKKTPYSLMSPVEDQKDPIMLSAWGHQRTVKGASDPDVGTFFETYVQGKQTPEPGAACTNGLSQ